A segment of the Parasynechococcus marenigrum WH 8102 genome:
GACCCTGGCGTTCCTGCTGCGGATCGTGCTCACGTGGTATCCCCAGGTGGACCTGAAGCAAGGCGCCTGGTCCTTGATTGCCTGGCCCACCGAGCCGGTACTGTCACTCACCCGTCGGGTAGTAGCTCCGATCGGTGGGGTTGATGTCACCCCGGTGATCTGGGTTGGGTTGTTGAGTCTGCTGAGGGAGCTTCTCGTGGGACAGCAGGGACTGCTCTCCCAGGTGCTGATGCGCTCTCAGGCGATCAGTTGAGCATGTCCTGCTCGACGAACTTGGTGTGAACGTCGCCGTTGATGAACTCCGGGCGATCCAGCAGGGCTAGATGAAATTCCACCGTGGTGGGAATCCCAGTGACGGCGCATTCATTCAGGGCGCGTTTCATCCGCGATAACGCCACGTCGCGGTTGCGACCCCAGACGATCACCTTTCCGATCAGAGAGTCGTAGAACGGCGGGATGTCGTAGCCGGTGTACACATGGCTATCGACACGGACACCAGGACCGCCCGGTGGAAGCCAGCCGGTGATGCGCCCAGGTGCTGGTCGGAAATTGTGGGTGGCGTCTTCGGCGTTGATCCGGCATTCGATCGCATGGCCGGAGAGGTTGATCTCCCCCTGCTGAACGCTGATGGGCTCTCCACCGGCAATGCGCAGTTGCTCGGCGATCAGGTCGATCCCGGTCACCATCTCCGTCACCGGATGCTCCACCTGGATGCGGGTGTTCATCTCCATGAAATAGAACCCACCGCTGCGGTCGAGCAGGAACTCGACAGTGCCAGCGCCCTCGTAGTTAATGCTGCGGGCTGCGGCCACGGCCGCTTCACCCATGCGACGGCGTAGATCAGGATCCAGGGCCGGGCTGGGGGCTTCCTCCAGCAGTTTCTGATGGCGTCGCTGAATCGAGCAGTCCCGTTCGCCGAGGTGAACGACATTGCCGTGGCGGTCCGCCAGCACCTGCACTTCCACGTGCCGGGGGCGATCGATGAATTTCTCCATGTACAGCCCGGGATTACCGAAGGCGGCCTCCGCCTCTCCCTGGGCGGCCTTGAACAGATTGTTCAGCTGGTCCGGGCTCTGCACCAGACGCATGCCACGGCCGCCGCCTCCGGCGGTGGCTTTGATCATCACGGGATACCCCATCTGCTCCGCCAGCACGGCGGCATCCTGTGGTCCCGCCAGCAATCCCTCGCTGCCGGGAACGGTTGGAACGCCCACGGCCTGCATGGTGGCCTTGGCGGTGGATTTGTCCCCCATGGAGCGGATCGCGTGGGGGGAGGGACCGATGAAGGTCAGGCCGTGGTCGCCGCACATCTCGGCGAATTTGTCGTTTTCAGCCAGGAAGCCGTAACCGGGATGGATCGCGTCGACCCCGCGGGAGGTGGCGGCGGCCAGGATGTTGGGAACATTGAGATAGCTCTTGCTGCTCAGGGCGTCGCCGACGCAGACCGCTTCATCGGCCAGCTGAACATGGAGCGCGTCTTTATCAACCGTGCTGTAAACGGCCACGGTGGCGATGCCGAGTTCGCGGCAGCTGCGCAAGATCCGGAGGGCAATTTCGCCGCGGTTGGCGATCAGCACTTTGCCGATGGGCATCCCGCAGCAGTTCAGGCCTGATGGCGGATCGTATCAGTGACGACCGGAATGATCTGGGCCCTGACCCCCGGTCGGTATGATCACTCCTCGACAAAGCCCGAGCGGCTGAGTCGACCACGCGGATGTGGTGGAATTGGTAGACACGCACGTTTGAGGGGCGTGTGGCTTCGGCCTTGCGAGTTCAAGTCTCGCCATCCGCACTCCATTTCCTTGGCCAGACCTGCGACCGACGACCCCGGGCCTGCCGTTGTCCTTGTCACCAACGGACCCGGAGAACTGACCACCTGGGTTCGTCCGTTGGCGGAACGCCTTCACGCCACCCTCCCCCTGAGGCCGAGAACGTCGGGTACTGCCGCGAGCCTGCAGTTGGTGCTGGTGCCCTGTCCGAATGCCACCGGTCAGGAACGGGCGGCGGCCGAGCCCTGGGGCCTGTTCGAACGCATCACCCCTGCAGCGCGGTTCTGGGACCTGCTGCTGCGACCTGGGCGCTACGGCCCCTGGCCTCGGCGAGGGGTTGTGGTGTTCCTGGGAGGCGATCAGTTCTGGACGGTGCTGCTATCGGCTCGCCTGGGGTATCGACACATCACCTATGCGGAGTGGGTGGCGCGCTGGCCCGGTTGGAACGATCGGGTGGCCGCGATGTCGGAGGCGGTGCTTCAGCAGCTGCCCCGCCGCTTTCAGCCCCGCTGCCGGGTGGTGGGTGATCTGATGGCGGATCTATCCACGTTTGCTCGACAGGCCACCCCGTTGCCGGAGGGGGAATGGATCGGTTTGCTGCCGGGCTCCAAGCCGGCCAAGTTGAGCATCGGCATGCCGTTTCTGCTGGAGACGGCGGATCGCCTAGCGCAGCTGCGTCCAGGTTGCCGCTTTCTGTTGCCGGTGGCGCCGACCACCAGCGTGGGGGAGTTGCTGCGTTTTGCCGGAGAGGCCAATCCCATTGCCCGCGCTTACAGCGGTGCCGTGATGGATGTCAGCGATGGGGTGCTGCGGACCCAGGCCGGCACTCGCATCGACCTCATCGAGCAGCACCCTGCCCACGGACCCCTCAGTCAATGCCAATTGGCCCTGACCACCGTTGGCGCCAACACGGCGGAACTGGGCGCACTGGGGGTGCCGATGATCGTGATCGTGCCAACCCAGCACCTGGAGGTGATGCAGGCCTGGGATGGAGGCCTGGGTCTGCTGGCCCGTCTGCCCGGTCTGCGGCGGATCATCGGTGTGTTGCTCTCCCTCTGGCGGCTGCGCAACAACGGATGGATGGCCTGGCCCAACATCAGTGCCGGTCGGGCGGTGGTGCCCGAACGGGTCGGGGCCATCACACCCCAGCAGATCGCCGCGGAAGCAGCGGAATGGCTGGCAGCACCGGAGCGATTGCAAGGCCAGCGCGCTGACCTTCAGGCTTTGCGAGGGCGACCCGGTGCTGTTTCTGCTCTGGCGGAGGAGGTGCGCCAGTTGCTGCCTCGCCAGTTGGACTCTGCCTAGGGTTTAACAGCTTTTCCTGAAGTGTCCGATGTCCGAGCGAATCGAACGCTCCCCTGAGGAGTGGAGGCAGACGCTTTCTCCGGAGCAGTTTCAGGTGGCCCGCTGCGGTGGCACCGAACGGGCATTCACAGGGGCTTACTGGAACAAGAAAGACAGCGGCACCTACCACTGCATCTGCTGCGACGCACCGCTGTTCAGCTCGCAGACCAAGTTTGAGTCGGGCACCGGCTGGCCCAGCTTCTGGGATGGGGTTTCCTCGGAGGCCATCACCACCAAGCAGGACCTGAGCCACGGCATGGTGCGCGTGGAGATCAACTGCGCCCGCTGCGATGCCCACCTCGGGCATGTCTTTCCTGATGGCCCCGCTCCCACCCGTCAGCGTTATTGCGTCAACAGTGCCTCGCTGGACTTCAAGGCCAGTTGATCCTCAGGGCTGCCAGTGCAGCTGCCCGGTGCCGCCGTTGCAGTAGTTGGTGGCCTTGTTGCGCTCACTGACGCGCACGTCCTGACGGATCTGGCCATCGCTGAGTCGATGGCCACTGAGGACCTGGCGGTAGCGTTGTTCTACGCAGCGTTCCAACCCGTCGGGCTTGGCAACGTTGTAAGCAATCAGGCTGAGCAGAATCAAAACCCCGCCGCGGTACAGCCAGGTCCAGGGCTGGCGCCCTGCTGGTATGGGGGCAGGGACCGCACGCAGACGCCGCTCAGGTCGTCGGACTGGCGGAGACGTCACGCAGGAGTTGGGTGATCACCCGCGAATTACACCGTCCTCACCAGGGGTCGTCCAGGTCGTCGTCAGAAGCTGTCGGCCGGCTGCGGCGCTGCGGTTGTTCGCGCTCCATCGGTTCCCTTCCCATGGGTTCTCTATTTAATGGTTCCACATCCATGGGCTCAACATCCATGGGCTCAACATCCATCGGCTCACGCTCTGGTGGCATGGCGCGGCGCGACACCGGCATCGAGCGGCGTGGCAGCGGATACGGATCCTCAGGCTCCTGATCGAGATAACGGCGCTGAGGCATCTCGTCGCGGCGCTGCTCCTCTAGCTCCACATATTCCAGATCCTCCTCCGGTTCAAAGCGGGCGGTCTCTGAAGCGGTCAGCCGCCGTTGTTCCTCCTCCACCGGTTGGCCGGAGCTCAACTGGTTCTCCACCGGCACCAGATTGACGCGATAGCGCTCCCGCTCCTGCTCCTCCCAGCTCGGTCCACCGACCCCAAGCTTCTCCAGCACACCGCTGTTGAGCTGCTTGAGTTTGTCTTCAGCGCCCTCGTAAACAATGATCCGATCCGGGCCGCTGCTGACGATCTCCTCCACCGGCATTTCCCAGGTGCTGAGAACGCCTTCCCCCAGCAGGGGCACCCCCAGGGCACCCATCACCAGGGTGGTGAGTTCACCGGTTTCGATGTCGAATGCGAACCCGAGCACCCGGCCGAGCTGTCGGCCGGATTCGGTGATTACCTGGCAGTTGATCACCCGGCCATAGCGCTCAGGATTGAAGCCGTCGCTGAGGGAATCGGCAGAATCCACCAGGATCACGTCCCCCACCTGACGGATGCGGTCCAGCGGCATCCAGCGGGGCAGACCCGGCAGGAAGCGGGTCAAGGGGTTGTCACGCAGTCCGACGGCCACCACTTCGCGGCGGTCGATGTCGACGATCACCTCGCCGACGACCCCCAGTCGCCGGCCAGTGTCGCGGGTGATCACCTGGGTTCCCATCAGCTCCGAGCGCAACCAAAGGCGGTCGCTGGGCACCCCGGCCTGGGCGTCGTTCGCGGGAGGGGTCAGACTCATCGCGCCATTGTGACGTAAGGGTTCTGCTATGCCAGTTCAGGCGGCATCGGGAAGTCCGACCACCTGGGTGTGGGCGCCGCGGGCTTGGGTCACACCGATGGTCCGTTCCGCCGCCGCAATCATCGGTCGGCGGTGGCTCACCACCATGAACTGGGCCTGCTCGGCCTGCGTGGCAATCAGTGCGGCCAGGCGTTCCACGTTCACGCCATCAAGAAAGCTGTCCACCTCATCCAGGGCATAGAAGGGGGAGGGGCGGAAGCGCTGCAGCGCAAACAGGAAGCTGAGGGCGGTGAGGGATTTCTCCCCTCCAGACATTGCCGCCAGCCGCCGCACCGCTTTCCCCTTGGGATGGGCCACCAGGGTCAGGCCTCCCTCGAGGGGGTCGTCGGGATTCTCCAGTTGCAGTTGGCCGTCGCCATCGGAGAGGGAGGCAAAAATCTCCCTGAAATGACCATCCACGGCGGTGAAGGCCTCCATGAAGGCCTCCTGGCGCAGGGTGGCGACGGTTTCGATCCGCAGCAGCAGCTCTTCCCGTTCGCTGTTGAGCACCTCCAGTCGTTCGTTGAGTTCGGCCAGCCGTTGCTCGAGGGCCTCCAGTTCCTCCAGCGCCAGCATGTTCACCGGCTCCAGCGCCTCCATGCGTTGCTGAATCGTCTGCAGGTCGGCCTGCAGGGCTTCCAGCCCTGCAAGTCGTAGCTCCTCGGGAATCTCAGGTTGGGGATCCGGCAGGGCCTGCTCCATCTCCTGCAGCCTCACGGCGCCACTGCGTTGCTCCTCGATCAGTCCCTCGCGTTCCTCCTTCAGCCGCTCCAGGTTCCATTCGGCCTGCTGCAACGCCTGCCGTTGGCGGCCCACCTCCGCTTCAGCGGCATCCCTGGCGCGGCGCTGCTCGCCGAACCGTTCCTGTAGATCCGACTGTTGTTGCTGCAGGGAACTGCGCTGTTGTTGCAGCTGTAGCTGTTGCTCGCGCCAACTGGTGTGGGTTGCGGCCAGGGCCTGAACAGCCTCCTGCAGCCGGCGCTCCTCCTCCTCAAGGGTCTGGCGCTGGTCCCCCAGACGTTCGATCGCCAGCTGCCGTTCGCGTTGGGATTGCAGCAGCGCGTCCCGTTCCTTGCGGGCGCTGTCCAGGCGGCCATCAGCCGCCTCCAGATCCTGCTGCAGTTGCTGCCAGGCGCCGGCATCGTCATGGCCGTCGCTGTTGCGTTCAGCGGCTTCCAGCTGGTGCAGTTCCTCCTGTAGTGGCGTCAGCTCCTGTCCGATCACCGCCAGCCGTTGCTGCTGATCGCTCTGCTCCTGTGACAGGCGGCTCAGGCGTTCAGCTCGCTGCCGGCTGCGTTCCAGCAGGGGGCCATGGTTGCGGCGGGCGGCATTGCGTTCGGCCACCAGGGCGGCCTGGCGTTGTTCCAGCTCCCGCAGTTGTGGTTTCTGCTGCTCCAGGGTCTGGGCCAGCTTTGATTCCTCCCGGCGGCAGGCGGCCAGGGTTTCCCCCAGTTCCAGCAGGCGCCTCCGCAATGGCTCTGCTTCGTCTTGATCGCTGCTGCGGCCAAAACTCAGTCCACCGCTGCGGGGGGACAGGCTGCCGCCGGTCATGGCGCCACTTTTCTCCAGCAGCTCACCATCGATGGTGACGGCGCGGCTGCGGCCGAGCTGCTGACGGGCACTGCTGAGATCGCTGAACACCAGCGTGTCACCGAAGACGTAGGCAAACACCTGGTCGTAGACGGGCTCAAACCGCACCAGGTCGACGGCGCGGCCCACCAAGCCATCGCTGTTCTCGCCTCCGCCGGCGCGGGGCCCCCGGGCGAAGGCAGCACCGCTGTTGCCACCGCCTGGGGCGCGGATCTTATTGAGGGGCAGGAA
Coding sequences within it:
- the accC gene encoding acetyl-CoA carboxylase biotin carboxylase subunit, whose amino-acid sequence is MPIGKVLIANRGEIALRILRSCRELGIATVAVYSTVDKDALHVQLADEAVCVGDALSSKSYLNVPNILAAATSRGVDAIHPGYGFLAENDKFAEMCGDHGLTFIGPSPHAIRSMGDKSTAKATMQAVGVPTVPGSEGLLAGPQDAAVLAEQMGYPVMIKATAGGGGRGMRLVQSPDQLNNLFKAAQGEAEAAFGNPGLYMEKFIDRPRHVEVQVLADRHGNVVHLGERDCSIQRRHQKLLEEAPSPALDPDLRRRMGEAAVAAARSINYEGAGTVEFLLDRSGGFYFMEMNTRIQVEHPVTEMVTGIDLIAEQLRIAGGEPISVQQGEINLSGHAIECRINAEDATHNFRPAPGRITGWLPPGGPGVRVDSHVYTGYDIPPFYDSLIGKVIVWGRNRDVALSRMKRALNECAVTGIPTTVEFHLALLDRPEFINGDVHTKFVEQDMLN
- a CDS encoding glycosyltransferase family protein — its product is MARPATDDPGPAVVLVTNGPGELTTWVRPLAERLHATLPLRPRTSGTAASLQLVLVPCPNATGQERAAAEPWGLFERITPAARFWDLLLRPGRYGPWPRRGVVVFLGGDQFWTVLLSARLGYRHITYAEWVARWPGWNDRVAAMSEAVLQQLPRRFQPRCRVVGDLMADLSTFARQATPLPEGEWIGLLPGSKPAKLSIGMPFLLETADRLAQLRPGCRFLLPVAPTTSVGELLRFAGEANPIARAYSGAVMDVSDGVLRTQAGTRIDLIEQHPAHGPLSQCQLALTTVGANTAELGALGVPMIVIVPTQHLEVMQAWDGGLGLLARLPGLRRIIGVLLSLWRLRNNGWMAWPNISAGRAVVPERVGAITPQQIAAEAAEWLAAPERLQGQRADLQALRGRPGAVSALAEEVRQLLPRQLDSA
- the msrB gene encoding peptide-methionine (R)-S-oxide reductase MsrB, translated to MSERIERSPEEWRQTLSPEQFQVARCGGTERAFTGAYWNKKDSGTYHCICCDAPLFSSQTKFESGTGWPSFWDGVSSEAITTKQDLSHGMVRVEINCARCDAHLGHVFPDGPAPTRQRYCVNSASLDFKAS
- the smc gene encoding chromosome segregation protein SMC; protein product: MVHINQVGLTQFKSFGGAMTIPLEQGFTVVTGPNGSGKSNILDGVLFCLGLATSRGMRADRLPDLINSAVLKAGKAAETTVCVRFDLSDWQPDAAEDGLEAPEEGPWIKPGQTEWTVSRKLRVMPGGSYSSSYSADGVACNLQQLQTQLRRLRIDPEGSNVVMQGDVTRIVSMSNRDRRGLIDELAGVALFDSRIEQTRRKLDDVQERQDRCRIIEQELLASRQRLEKDCAKARQYQQLRERLQLGRRQEMVLAFEAAGQALRDLASRQQALEAQEQRDAAAIASGKESLSKASAELQTLQEQVKALGEDQLLAVQAELKGLETSARELERQAGRHQEEGQRLQGLRHDLANRRQDWLHQSRELEQDPHQNSLAAAEATCRGAEAAVEVSRRRLGDVAGRSGAWLEEQKRRSGRRQELQVALAPLLEEQQQLQERLRQDAERLTELQQEQQQDGNDEQAVQQRLEQLEQDWQALLQSLSSGKQALQQTADSLAIQQRTRSRLEQEQTRLEREIARLESRRDALQETRGTGALRLLLEAGLNGIHGPVAQLGEVEDCHRLALEVAAGARLGQVVVDDDRIAAQAIALLKSRRAGRLTFLPLNKIRAPGGGNSGAAFARGPRAGGGENSDGLVGRAVDLVRFEPVYDQVFAYVFGDTLVFSDLSSARQQLGRSRAVTIDGELLEKSGAMTGGSLSPRSGGLSFGRSSDQDEAEPLRRRLLELGETLAACRREESKLAQTLEQQKPQLRELEQRQAALVAERNAARRNHGPLLERSRQRAERLSRLSQEQSDQQQRLAVIGQELTPLQEELHQLEAAERNSDGHDDAGAWQQLQQDLEAADGRLDSARKERDALLQSQRERQLAIERLGDQRQTLEEEERRLQEAVQALAATHTSWREQQLQLQQQRSSLQQQQSDLQERFGEQRRARDAAEAEVGRQRQALQQAEWNLERLKEEREGLIEEQRSGAVRLQEMEQALPDPQPEIPEELRLAGLEALQADLQTIQQRMEALEPVNMLALEELEALEQRLAELNERLEVLNSEREELLLRIETVATLRQEAFMEAFTAVDGHFREIFASLSDGDGQLQLENPDDPLEGGLTLVAHPKGKAVRRLAAMSGGEKSLTALSFLFALQRFRPSPFYALDEVDSFLDGVNVERLAALIATQAEQAQFMVVSHRRPMIAAAERTIGVTQARGAHTQVVGLPDAA
- a CDS encoding YggT family protein; protein product: MSFVTPSLLQVLPVVHLALGLLLAALTLAFLLRIVLTWYPQVDLKQGAWSLIAWPTEPVLSLTRRVVAPIGGVDVTPVIWVGLLSLLRELLVGQQGLLSQVLMRSQAIS
- a CDS encoding PRC-barrel domain-containing protein → MSLTPPANDAQAGVPSDRLWLRSELMGTQVITRDTGRRLGVVGEVIVDIDRREVVAVGLRDNPLTRFLPGLPRWMPLDRIRQVGDVILVDSADSLSDGFNPERYGRVINCQVITESGRQLGRVLGFAFDIETGELTTLVMGALGVPLLGEGVLSTWEMPVEEIVSSGPDRIIVYEGAEDKLKQLNSGVLEKLGVGGPSWEEQERERYRVNLVPVENQLSSGQPVEEEQRRLTASETARFEPEEDLEYVELEEQRRDEMPQRRYLDQEPEDPYPLPRRSMPVSRRAMPPEREPMDVEPMDVEPMDVEPLNREPMGREPMEREQPQRRSRPTASDDDLDDPW